The Candidozyma auris chromosome 1, complete sequence genome includes a region encoding these proteins:
- a CDS encoding Arf family GTPase CIN4: MGLLSIIRKQKLKDREIRVLILGLDNAGKSTIVSNLMRRDPLDVVPTAGFSIHTVPWKGYNLNVWDIGGQLSLRGFWSNYFDRSDVVIWVIDGSNIAQLEESYRELREKVIRQDQLSGVYFVVLINKVDMMTEEDKLNVKRMVDEELKLSREMPPEKFTTRAVSGISGEGLREAVDWVVEKDVW, from the coding sequence ATGGGCCTTTTGAGCATTATACGAAAGCAGAAACTCAAGGACAGGGAAATTAGGGTGCTTATATTGGGATTGGATAATGCTGGGAAGAGCACGATCGTTAGTAACTTGATGAGGCGAGATCCCCTAGATGTGGTCCCGACGGCAGGTTTTCTGATTCACACAGTTCCCTGGAAAGGGTACAATCTCAATGTGTGGGATATTGGTGGGCAGCTTCTGCTTCGAGGGTTCTGGAGCAATTACTTTGACCGTTCCGACGTGGTGATTTGGGTCATTGACGGCTCGAATATCGCCCAGTTGGAAGAGCTGTACAGGGAGTTACGGGAGAAAGTTATACGACAAGACCAGCTTTCGGGAGTATACTTCGTGGTCTTGATCAATAAAGTGGATATGATGACCGAGGAAGATAAGTTGAATGTGAAGCGCATGGTAGACGAGGAATTGAAGCTTTCTAGAGAGATGCCACCGGAGAAGTTTACAACAAGAGCAGTTTCGGGAATTAGCGGTGAAGGTCTTCGAGAAGCGGTAGACTGGGTAGTGGAGAAAGATGTTTGGTAG